In Clostridia bacterium, one DNA window encodes the following:
- a CDS encoding methylenetetrahydrofolate reductase — translation MTLKTESNLERLLAQGEFVVTAEVGPPKHASPDGIIKYANLLKDYVDGINLTDNQTAIVRLSSIAAGVHVKSCGAEPIIQMTTRDRNRIALQSDLLGAYSLGLRNVLCLSGDHQSFGNHPQSKNVHDLDSIQLVQMVKNLRDQRQFQCGEEIKGPEPRFFIGAAANPFADPFEFRVLRLEKKVNAGADFIQTQAIFDMERFEKWMAMVRERGLDKRVAILAGVMPIKSVGAAKYMQQSVAGMIVPDAIVQRMQAAKDPKAEGVAICIEQIKHLRTIPGVAGVHIMAVMWEDIVPTIVKEAGLYPRPKLQTQT, via the coding sequence ATGACGCTCAAGACCGAAAGCAATCTAGAAAGGCTATTGGCCCAAGGAGAGTTTGTGGTCACGGCCGAGGTAGGCCCGCCCAAGCATGCTTCCCCCGATGGCATTATTAAGTATGCCAACCTGCTCAAGGACTACGTGGACGGGATCAATCTTACCGACAATCAGACCGCCATCGTCCGGCTTTCCAGCATTGCTGCCGGGGTACACGTCAAAAGTTGTGGAGCCGAACCCATTATCCAGATGACCACCCGTGATCGCAACCGCATCGCCCTCCAGAGCGACCTGTTGGGCGCCTATAGCTTGGGCTTGCGCAACGTCCTTTGCTTATCCGGGGATCACCAGTCCTTTGGCAACCATCCCCAGAGCAAAAATGTCCATGACCTAGACTCCATCCAGCTAGTACAGATGGTGAAGAACCTGCGGGACCAGCGGCAGTTCCAATGCGGAGAGGAAATAAAAGGGCCCGAGCCCCGTTTCTTCATTGGCGCTGCTGCCAATCCCTTTGCCGATCCCTTTGAGTTTCGGGTACTGCGTTTAGAAAAAAAGGTTAATGCTGGGGCCGATTTCATCCAGACCCAAGCTATCTTTGATATGGAGCGGTTTGAAAAGTGGATGGCCATGGTGCGGGAGCGAGGGTTGGATAAGCGGGTAGCTATCCTGGCCGGAGTGATGCCCATCAAATCGGTTGGCGCGGCCAAGTACATGCAGCAGTCGGTGGCAGGAATGATAGTGCCGGACGCTATCGTCCAGCGGATGCAGGCGGCCAAAGATCCTAAAGCTGAGGGAGTAGCTATCTGCATCGAGCAGATTAAGCACTTACGGACCATCCCTGGGGTGGCCGGAGTGCACATCATGGCGGTGATGTGGGAGGACATCGTCCCCACCATCGTCAAGGAGGCCGGGCTCTACCCCCGCCCCAAGCTGCAGACCCAAACCTAA
- a CDS encoding methylenetetrahydrofolate reductase C-terminal domain-containing protein — translation MIVAEPKPIAEIVDLIAGCHKILVVGCGGCVTVCLAGGEKEVGILASALRIERKKDGDSLETVEVTLTRQCDPEYVEELAPYVTDDVDAVLSLGCGVGVQFLAERYPKWVVPALDTKFAGGTVEHGRWEERCGLCGQCILYKTGGICPIIRCSKSILNGPCGGSQNGKCEVKKDVPCAWQLIYDRMQSLGKLDLLLEIQPPKDWSQSRDGGPRRVVREDVVLG, via the coding sequence ATGATCGTTGCTGAGCCGAAGCCCATAGCCGAAATAGTCGACCTCATTGCTGGATGCCACAAGATCCTGGTGGTAGGCTGCGGCGGCTGCGTGACCGTTTGCTTGGCCGGCGGGGAAAAAGAAGTGGGGATCTTGGCCAGCGCCCTGCGCATCGAGCGCAAAAAGGACGGGGATTCCTTGGAAACGGTGGAAGTTACCCTCACGCGCCAGTGCGATCCCGAGTATGTGGAGGAGCTGGCACCCTACGTCACCGATGATGTGGATGCTGTCCTTTCTTTAGGGTGCGGAGTGGGAGTACAGTTTTTGGCCGAGCGCTATCCCAAATGGGTGGTACCAGCGCTGGATACCAAGTTTGCCGGGGGTACAGTGGAACACGGTCGGTGGGAGGAGCGCTGCGGCCTTTGCGGACAATGCATTCTTTACAAGACTGGCGGCATCTGCCCCATCATCCGTTGCTCCAAGAGCATTCTCAACGGTCCCTGTGGCGGGTCCCAAAACGGCAAGTGCGAGGTTAAAAAGGATGTCCCTTGTGCGTGGCAGCTAATCTATGACCGCATGCAAAGTTTAGGCAAGTTAGACCTGCTTTTAGAGATCCAACCGCCTAAGGACTGGTCCCAGTCTCGGGATGGGGGACCGCGCCGTGTGGTCCGGGAGGATGTGGTGCTGGGATGA
- a CDS encoding hydrogenase iron-sulfur subunit yields the protein MAFEPKIVAFCCYYCAYSAADLAGSMRLQYPANVRLIEIPCSGKTDVRVILEAFEDGADGVYVVGCLEGDCHFLVGNLRARKRVEYTKKLLDAIGVGGERLEMYNLSASMGSRFAEVAREFTERIKKLGPSPVNGRVKSA from the coding sequence GTGGCTTTTGAGCCCAAGATCGTAGCGTTTTGCTGTTATTATTGCGCCTATTCGGCAGCTGACCTAGCCGGATCCATGCGTCTGCAGTATCCGGCCAACGTCCGGCTGATCGAAATCCCCTGCTCGGGGAAAACCGATGTCCGGGTAATTCTGGAGGCGTTTGAGGACGGGGCCGATGGCGTCTACGTGGTGGGATGCTTGGAAGGGGACTGCCATTTCCTAGTAGGCAACTTGCGGGCTAGGAAGCGGGTGGAGTATACCAAGAAGCTGCTCGATGCCATTGGGGTCGGCGGCGAAAGGCTGGAGATGTATAACCTTTCTGCCTCCATGGGTTCTCGCTTTGCCGAAGTGGCCCGAGAGTTTACCGAGCGCATCAAGAAGCTCGGCCCCAGCCCGGTAAACGGCCGAGTCAAGAGCGCTTAA